The Rhizophagus irregularis chromosome 16, complete sequence genome segment aaatgaatgaatgaatttctcataaaaatcttaattttgtgCGAAACTTCACCaatatttaatcattattgtattaaatcatcattgtataaaaaataattatttactaaaaaaataaagattgaaaaaacttcttttttaaaaacatcaACAAATCAAAGtggcatattttttttaaaaaaaaatatatttctcatgcaaatcatcaaaaattcaatttgCCGTAGGATTCCTATTTTTTGATGGCTCAACTAAACATGCAGCAAAAGTGGCACAGGAAGTTCTAGCTCacaattttattctttcttgTACCCGtgatctttttttcatatgtcGAGCATTTCCTAAATCAGCGGAGCCTTTCcaaattgatcaaaaaaacaTAATCATGTATcgccaaaataatttttgtcaaATTTCAAGTTGCATTTTAGGCCGAATCGTTATGTTCATGGTGAAGTAAATAATCCTTTGGACCAATCTCCATCCCTTGGCATTGATTagttgattatataaaaatttgattaaattctcAGCGCCATTGGGTACTTATCTTATCtgttatatgtaaaattatcgAGAAATcactaatttttaattttggaaatgatcTTCGACTTTCCCAGCGtaacctgaaaaaaatgtcacgaaaaatcacgtgacatttTTTGTCACAACCGTCACACCCCACTGCGTTTCCATTTTCTATagtatctgagggacttagtttttttcgaGTAGGTAAAAACTTATTCGTCACACCTTATTCGTCACAAGTGCGCCACACTTAATTTCAGTCAAGTTGCGTAATGCCGGCCatttcgtgacatttttttcaggttaCGCTAGGGAAGTCATGATCTTCACTAACTCGTGAGTATTTACACTAGCAGTGCACGTGCACGTCGTACACcaaaaaactccgataaattaaaactccgataaatttattaaaaactccgataaatgataaattttctaaaagaaacaaaagaaactcagacacgtgatcatttttctgaaaaattttttatggggACACATATACTATAAACCtttgaaaaaagtttttattttcacttttattttttaaaattaagacAAGAACTGAGGAGTAAACATGTATATAGATgctaagattataaaaaaaaaattagaaaataaatagcAATACGAAAACATGAATTATTTCACGTGAAAAAAATATAGCCACTCAGAAATCTTCGGGAAATCATTACATTTTGGttgattactaaatttataaatcaatttccTTTTACCAACAATGgatagtattaaataaacgACGAAACAAATAACATATACATTCTCTATTATTCACACCCACGGCTTAATTGACCATGACACAAACCTAACTAGGTTAAACCATTCGAGATAATTAACCTATTTTTGtctacattataataaaaaaaaaaaaagttttcaaattagaaattttgaataacggaattttaaattatgcaTTGATTAATTACTATCTGCTTCATTATTATCCGGTACTATTATTCGTGACAGACGGTcctcttttataaataaggaCGAAAACCATTTTGAAGTaccatagtttttttttttaaaaaaaaaaaagaaaaaaagttcttATTTCTCTGATTACCAATGAATGAAATTTCCGTAGAAATCGATAAAACCATTAAAAACGATAAAATCGATGTCGATATCGATAAGCCACATAATggtaaacaaattaatatgaTAGAAGTATCACCAAATGGAAGTTACCTTGTTACTTATAGTCCTGAAGATGACTCAATTATCGGTTGGAATGTTAAAGATATAGATGATATGGATGATATGGATGGGGGACAACTTAAACCAGAACCAAACCACCATCATATTGATAATAACGTCAAATTAACACAATTAAGTGTTTCCGATGATAAGGAAATCGCGTACAtttgtgataataaattaagtatGTGATagtaattatttgattacacattatttaatattttaattgcaataacttattatttttgtatctgattagaaatgataaatatgaaCAACAATCAAGAAATTGAATTACCATAcgaaaaattatgtataaattatcattattgcaCCTTTTTCCGAACTCCTTTTGGATTCATTCAATTCATCCATTGTAGTGATGTTAAGGATAGACATGGTACAgatcaaaaaattatctttatttatcccacacgaattaaaaataaaaaattgacgTGTAAAGGAATATATAAGATACCTGAAAATTTTGAACTGATTAGCTTATCAAAATATGGAAAAGTATATTTACTTTCAAATAATTACGTTTATGCATGGGATATTTCTACTAAAACAAGTATAAgaatatttgttaatgaaaaGGATGAGGAGTGTAAGGTAATAAAGTACAAtgaaattacttatttatatttaaatgtataatactaattaattatatatatttttacactTCAAGCGGGACAGCATAGAAATTTCCAGcgatataaaatttgtttgtcTAAGAAtcaagaataaaattatcgtTTATTCATTTGAATTAGAAATTCCTATTGCTTCTTTGAATAACGGTATTGTATTTAAGTCAAAAATTATgttagattatttttaagctttattttcaattaatactaattCTATTGTAGATATTCAgttatacaattttataaaacatacATTTCATATTGGTTTATTTCCcttattatttcctttattaaaCAGTGGATTTCGGAATTCCGTCATGGaatattattggaaaaaatgtttaaacCGATATCAAAACGACATTTTACCGGATATCATTCAAATTACAACAACCGGATACGCATTTGGAATTTTAGATGGAGATGTTTGGAAGATTAAAATGTCTGATGAAttagataatgaaatttatgacaaaattaaaactaaagtCTTGGATTTTAATGCTGAGGAAACATTTGaaaacttaaatatttatttatttaacccatttttgaaaaatagtttatttcgTGAGATTATATCAGATTCAAACCGTAAAGAAGCGATAgaattaaatacaaattcaACTAAATgggaaataaaaattactgaTGGAAAATTggaatttcaaatttctaatAACGTATGGAATTTAATTTACACAAGTAAATTTAACgtaaaagttaattatttttatggaaGTATCCTGTTGAATGACAATGAAATTCTTATACTATCAGATATtggtatatttatttatcattttaatgaaaataacaaaTCTCTCTGTTTAATCTATTTCTATTATACGAATTTTGACACAAATAATGTTGAACGGTGGTATCCTTTACCTTTACcaaattattatagttttaaattaagtGAAGAATGGATttcatatgtaaaaaataatagagaAAGTCTTTTGAAATGTGGTGCTGAATTACTATCATATGCAATTGAAGAACACAATTTAGAATTGATAGATGATATctatataaaatgtttaaatcattttaaacaagatttaagaaacaataaagcttttttaagaattattcCTCTTCACAAACCAGAATATTATCCAGAGTATATATCAAGATTTTCATTAGATACTACAATGATTATAGATTCTCctttttatagtataaataGCAATTTGCATCTTCGCTCTTTTCAACATCTTCAAATGGTCGATTTAACTGATTCTATATTATGGACAGATTACAATgtgttattccataaaatacaTGAAGATCATAAGatattaatatacttattattattcaatttttaactttcccaatttatttagtatatatcTCGCCATATTTGTTTATAACAAAACTTGTgggaaataattttattaatgactTTTTTAAGATTGATTCCCCTATTTCTTTTTacctttatatttttgttaaaatctgGGTCTATATATCTGCACTAACAACACAAACAAAAACACCAACCGTTACTTTTATGATTCCTTacattaaatttgttaattatcCAAGAGATTACAATTGGATATATGAATTAATTTGGCCTCAATCTAGTCCATTTGTTAGAACAATAAATGAAGATATCTATAAAACATGGAATGGTGAagcattaattaattctaaatgGAATACTtatggaaaaaattattatataataatttggattttatttatgtCTTTACTTGGATGTTTTACTGCTGTCGCAACAATTCCTCAGCaatatattaatgatgatACTAGAAAAAACCTTTTGATAGCTTCAATTGTACTCGGACTTGTTCATTTGAATTATGAAATTCGCCAAATTATTTACGATCCCATTAATTGGATCAaggatttttggaattattttggtatgtaaatatttaattttaacaatctacatttatttaacaaatatgtaataatcaatattattattaattttatagatataATTGCATATGTACTTCCAGTTTACACCTCTATTTACTGGCTTCAAACTGATATTAAAGATGTACAATTACTTTCCTTTTCATGCCTCCTTTTAGACATCAAATTTCTGTTATTTTTAAGTGTATCTGAATCTGTTGGCACATATTTCGCTATTATTGTAATTGTTGCAAAAcggattttttattttttaattattttatttatccttataattagttttgcacatgcattttttattctattatcaCCAGATActgatttttcttttgaaaaacgtacaaataataatgatccCAACAATCCGTGGAATTTAGCATCAACTTATAGTAAAGTACTTGATGATGGTACAATTGATTCTAATCCATATATTATTCAACCGCCTAATGAAAATACAAACATGTTTATAGATTACAGAACTGCAATTTTtgcagtatatttatttttgacaggtattatataattattactatatgttaaacattttaatttttttatatttataaaatgagtTATTGATGTTTTCCACTAGGCGATTCAAGCTCATTGACCAATTGGACATATATGAATAACCCATCACTCGTAATATTAATTGTCCTATTCTCATTCTTGATTGTTGTATATCTTATGAACTTGTTTATTGGATTACTCAATTTGGAAATTGATAAAAGTAATGATagggtttttttattaattcagaAGGCAAAGATTTTGGCCGAAATTGagttattttacttattaccAAATCAGAGACGTTTGGAAAAGTGGTTTCCCGAAGTAATgtatgttaatttaattatttttctttttttttaaaaaaaaaaataaaaaatcactcacttgatattaatatttataacaaaatttattcatttaagaTATTATTGTGCGGATGTTGATATAACTCGTGCAGAAGTCAAAAAATTGATCACAGATGGTCGATGGAGTAATGAATTTCCGGATATGAagaaagatttatttaaaaagattaatattcAACGTAATCCTGCTGAAGTTGACTTGAGGAAATTATTAGAAGAAGTACAGtcgaaattgaaaaatattacatatttgtgattttatgtacttttaaatattattataatttgattattgaGATCAgtttataatcaattataattttaagcatatataataaataaagtcattagatatttatgttttattaattttcatgttttAACGTTTCGATTTTATAAACATCGGATTCGTAAAAACGCGATTACTCAATTATTTTTAGCCGGTTTTTATCGACGCTAAAACATAAAAACTGAACTGAAGCAGTCACCATTCGGCGCGTCTCGATAAGCCTAGTCCTTTCAACAATCACGTGATAGCATTTTTATCGAATTAGACCCATCAGAATTTTCATTGAAATAGAGCACATTTTaacaaaagattttaaaaaaatattgaatggATATTTCTTAGAAAAATATACCAATGCAACGTTAAATTTGACTGATTATATCCAGAAATAACGACATATTCTTCGCTTGAAATCACGACTTTGCAcatatcaaataaatcttttttttttactaagaaaatttttctgaaCATTATTtcgtattaaataattttaaactgattttaaataacaattattatttttttttaaaaaaaaagactaaatAATGTTCGTTATTATGATTGGTAGATTCAAATGGGTGCGTTTACAAATTCATTTAGATCGAATTTAGATTGGATTGCCGATCCATTTGGTTTCTTATAAAATCCAATCCAATCTGTGTTTACAAATACGAGCGTCggattttgaattttgtatACCACCTTAACACATTTTAGTTTAGACctaaaagttaaataataatgaatattcaaAGACGTTCTTTGTTTGtttcaattatatatttaatttttttggaccaaaccatgatttttttttattgtttttaaggTTCGCCTTAATAGAATTTTGCGcgttatcatttttattaaaagtttcacTGCCATGAAGTGTTGTTTCCATTATTTAAACgaaatatgaaagaaaatttaatatgaaaaaaaatttttcatcaaaaaaaaaattatataggtGGGTCATAGGGGGTAACATGTGGTGGTAGGACTGGTAGGTTGGTGGAAAGTAGTACGGTATGTTTAATCGTGGGGTACACCCTGGATTggaaatttaatagtaaaatctgatctaaataaatcaaaatcgattttgtaatttgtaaatatgGGTTGAATTGAGGCGTCGGCTCAATCCGATCTAAATGAATTTGTAAACGCACCCAATGTGATTGGCAAATATCACGTGCTCGACAAAATCATGAATTCGATtgtagtaaaaattatattttatatgttgcCAGATGTGACaacattaaagaaataattaataaattcgtACTGagaattttatcatatttgattataattataaaagtatcTGAACATCAGTTACATGTAGGGATGGGGACGACTCGCTCGGTTCGGTACTGATACTATTGAAAAAGCCGAGTTGAGCAGAATCAAATCGAAACCAGTTCGGTCCCATAATTGGTTTGTCCCTTCGGTCCAGATCTGAGTCAGTATATATCAAAATCtattacagctgatttcataatatacGGGACACCTAGTTACAATGTTACATACCGATCGTTAGATTCTGAGCAATGGTACCAAgtgtagtttttattttattctgaaCTATACCGAATCTTGCCGAGTTTCTCTCGGCATGAAGTAAAAATTAAGGGTATCTCgtatattatgaaatcagctgtaaaaCAGATTTGGAACTGTTGTACCAACTACCAAATCGAATGGAACGAACAGACTCAAGTCAGTCGCTCAACCCGAACTTTTTCGATTTTGAACAGGGCTATTGTTTGAAGTTCTATAATACAGTATGTAATCATGGGCGTTTCTCTGTTCACTCACGTGATTGTCAGTAGGGATTCTGCCAAAATCGAAAATTCGTAAAAATCGAAACTATagtgccggccagaattacgaaATTAAAACCACGTGACATTGGCTCTTTGCGTTATGCGAAATTTTGTACTAAAGTTTTAATTCTGGTCGGAATTATAAGTTTATTCGTGCAATAaacgttttattttaaatgcaagatcataaaatttattggcCAGAAATTTAATGATGCACAATCGGTTAGAAACGATTAATCGAAATAAAAAATCGAATTTTAGAATCGAAAGTAGTCGATTCTAAAATTGATTCTAATTATGGACCAATCCATAATTGTCAGCAACCAAAATTTAGTATCTTTTTTCGCTTCGGGCTCATAACGGGTTCCGTTTCCTAGTTTATAATTCCTGCAATGGAGtttaagttatattaaaattagagccggttttcttttttttccattagttatacaagaaaattaaaattttttcgtaaaaaaaattatttataaatattatataacaacACCCAGAATGAAACTTTGTaagtaatataattgatttatttattatatcttgttaaaaaatatgaatgatttagacataaataaaatatattaaaagatataatataaaacataaacGAAGCTAGTAagttacaatataaatttatatttaataattagagTGTCCAggattttaaacaaaaagtgTGGTTTGGTGcgatttttaattctggccagattTAGCGTAATTTCGGCTGGaattaacataataattttaacttcaAATTCACTAtcttaaaatttgataaataaaaaccaATCATGTGATCATAAATCGACCAATAAAACTCAATTTACTGCGGATagtgtgaaaaatgtaaaacttTGCCAAAAAATGCGGCCACACCAAAAgtgtgaaaaaaataacaaaaagtgTGAAAAAGGTGTGATCGTTCTATCCTGGACACcctaaattttaatttaagaatagGAAACTTTTATTGGCCCATTTACACACGACAAAATTTTACCATCCGAATCGAATactacataaaataaaaaagaaatattagtattatataaaatggtTTAAAGAGCAAAAccaaaacattattaattcatgttattatttatgtaccagaaatattaaaactatattcaACTACATTTTTAGGTTCATCAGGATGTTTTTCAATGAACCAAGATGCAGTAAAAGAGTAATCTCCTTTTTTTACTGGGCATTCGGATCCACTTTGTTTAACAAAAACCTCGCAAAAATCTTGTTCATGTTGAAATGCTACTTTGGTTGGTTCGTCCTTAAAATATGCCGTATATACAATCGTTGTACCctgtttaataatttcagttGCTGTACCAGCCAAATGAACAGTAATATTTTGGCCTGTGACAACTGGATTCGGGGTATGACTTAGTGCAGTAATTGAATTTGCAAAGCTGCCTTTGCACTGAGTAAATCCATTGAGTTGATCCTGACGTTTCAATGGAGTTGGAGTTGATGTTGCGAACGACactaaaatcaaaataataaaaatactggTAGGATTCatgttatttttgtaatttaaaaaattgaaaaaatatatatatgtattatatattattttttggggGGAACAGGAAGACTGAAACGATACCGTTTTTATATGCGAATCTAAATCTTGAAATCAAATGACAaacaatctaaaaaaaaaataaaatttctcagattcttttttgaaatatctttatttttagaatttagcCAAATGAACATTCATTCATGGGCTGTGGATACTTCTTTTAGTTAAACAATACTCATTACATGATTTCATATGCCTAAATGCATCTTAATGAATGagttcatttatttatttttatttttattttattattgaacgTTAGAAAATAATTgcttttatggaaaaaaaacaatatcattcttgttttttttttcatccaaattaaaaatttcaaatttttagaaTGATGTCGTAACCTTTCTATAATAACCATTGAAAAAAAGGAACGTTTCTGAATTAGTAAAAACCTTAagtggtatttttttttattattatttgtggCGTTAAAATAAGGatcttttaatgatatttgcGCATAAtcgaataatttaaatgaaatatcattatatgttattttttaaatctatcCGTTTCCGCATAATCTGCATGGTAATCCGCATAATCCAAATTTAGAATTCGTTGCGGTGCAGATTTTTcctgattttaaattatttttggccgatcggaatttttatttttaattaatactgATGAAGGAGGAACTTTGTTCCAGAACGGaggaaaatataattaatcacTTTGTTGCACGATAGAGTCATAATGTAAATAGGTATAATCAAATACTTTTTTCGCTTATACcttactatttttataatttaaacggTTATTCGTGCCCCAGTAAACCATGTGATTTAATGATCTACAATCACGCTAACTGcggtttattaatttcatcgTTTAGTTAAATGACAAACTAGCTCAGCCACTctgcataaaataaataaataaataaataaacttgctTAGCCAGAAGAGATCCTTCTAGATTCGAGTTGTTTGATCAAAGTGTGAGTAAATGTACTCTTTAGACataattcttatttataattgccaatgaaatatttaatttattatcacaatatatatatttcattttctagtaaaaataaaattatgcttaatataaatacttttaaaaaataaattttagatttgtggatatttcaaaaattctgTTATTTTAATTTCCGTTTTCGTAAGTTCAACGTGATTGTAGATCGTCCAATCAAATGGTTTACTACAGAGGAATAACAAAAGTGGGAGGGTACGCTAAATTTATCAATACTTTGaaagtaatttaatagtatCATTGCTTTGCAAAATAAGATTCCGATTATATTAGTGTATGGCATAATTACAAAAgcttatttattaagaaaaaaaaataatatccggtaaaattttttttgcatatacgATTATACGTTATAGAGGATAAGATGATGTAACATAATATAATAGCAATgtaatatgtattattttaaaagaattatgttaattttaaaaactttcataatattattatagtaccttataataataatcatatttattagtCACTATGTTACTACAAAATTAAcgaaataaactaaatatcaaaaaaaaattgctacgaaaaaaaaacgattatttttaatttgtaaatatcttcaaaaaaaaaagaatttaagatATAAATTCGAACTCCGTCACATTTCTTCCATATACTTCACTCATGAATACCTCTCGTTCGATATTTAATACCTCTCGTTCGATATCAAATACCTCCCGTTCGATATCGAATACCTCCCGTTCGATATCTAATACCTCTCGTTCGATAGTGAATACCTCTCGTTCGATATCGGAAACcatattttgtttattcttataattacgttttttattatattcttgaGGCTTAAATTGCTTAAATTGCATAAATTCGGCCCGTTTTGCAGTaatactatttgtattacgtGCATGACcagaaaaaaattgttgaaaatctTTACCAGCGATTTCCCAAGTCTCGCCTGCAAACCTCGAGATGTCTACAAGCAACTCTCCTCGCAACACATTTTGCAACAGCCCTCGATAAATTATGAAACCGTTGCAACGATAATATCGCGTAGATAATTCAACAGGGGAGGGTACTTCGATGCAACGTTGCGCTacgattaaataaattttgtttccATCGATGAAAAGATACGGTGGTGACATAAGAAATTACGTAATTGTAAACGAAAAATgcgaataaaaataaattttacgacCGGCAAATTTTTGATGGAAATATTTACACTCTTTTTATAAGATTCTGAGGAATCAAATCGcctataatttttacttttgagaacagatataatattattatgaatgtaTGTATCAATTTGTGCcaaataacttatttttatcagTCAAAACCATTTttatcgttaaaaaaaatctctccaaaataaatatactttgattcatttttttatggaCTATTCACAATGAAAACCATTTTATTTACCCA includes the following:
- a CDS encoding uncharacterized protein (SECRETED:cutsite_ATS-TP; SECRETED:prob_0.5266); SECRETED:SignalP(1-18), producing MNPTSIFIILILVSFATSTPTPLKRQDQLNGFTQCKGSFANSITALSHTPNPVVTGQNITVHLAGTATEIIKQGTTIVYTAYFKDEPTKVAFQHEQDFCEVFVKQSGSECPVKKGDYSFTASWFIEKHPDEPKNVVEYSFNISVFDSDGKILSCVNGPIKVSYS